The nucleotide window AGATGGTAAAAATAATCATCTTCAGACGCTCCTTCAAGTTTTATCCCATCCATACTAAAGCCAATCTCTTTCAAAAGAACTATCTTACTGGATTTATTATGTAGAGAGCGCACTAAAACAATCTCATTTTTACCTGTATCTCTTAAATAAATATCTTCAAGGAGTCCGTCTTCATAAACGAGAGAAAGGTGGGCTGTCTCTGTTTCTGGTTTGCTTGACCAGTTTCCTTCTGATGGGCTAATCTTTTCTCTTTCTGGTGTGGAGATATAAGGAATAACTGTGATTTTTTCCTGATTTATCCTTTTACCTATCCACTTACTTAAAGAACTTAAACATTCCATTTCCTCTTAACCATATCACATTTTTTATTCTCCTGCAAGATGTAAAAAAATAAATTCTTTACTACGAAAGGTCTTGAAACATATTAAGGAATTGTCTTTATAAACTCATCCAGTAGTAAGGCAGTGATACAAAACTCATTATTTTTGAGTTTCTGTAGTGTTGCTTTCATCCCTCCATCTGGTAAAGCATGTCTCACAGAAATGCAAATTTTCATCTCCACAGGCACTGTCAATATCGTATAACAATTCATAATTTTTAGAATATTCTCCAGTAGCAGGATTATATCTCCACTTTATCCAGACCTTCTGAGTATTTATGGTGGCAGGTCTTCCACAATTTTCACATTTTACTTTAAATTTTATGCCCATTGTATTTACCATTTTACAGTTTTTAAAAGTAATTGTCTATAATATCCTGCTTTTTTGAAGAGGAATATCAAAAAGTGATAAAATAAGCCGGATATTGAAATAATAAGGAACAGATATAATGATATTATGGTTTCAGGGGATACTTACAGGGCTGTTGGCTGGGTTTATCTGTGGGCTTTTCGGTATGGGTGGTGGCTCTTTAATGGTACCTGCTATTGTCTATATATTTGACTTCCCAATAAAACAGGCAGTGGGAACAAGTTTGTTTGTTATTATCTTTTCCGCAATATCAGCACTTGTAAATTATATAAAGCATAACAAGGTCAACACAAAACTGGTCTTTTTTATTGTACCTGCAGGGATTGCAGGAGCACAGGCAGGTGCTTTTATTACAAGTCGTCTTTCAGATGTTTTAGTGAAGTATATATTCGTTTTAGTGATTACAGGTCTCGGTATAAGGATGTTTTTTCAGAAAGAGAACAATGATGAAATATGTAAAGAAGATGCCTTTAATAAGATAAAAGCGTTAATCATAGGACTTCTCTCTGGCTTTGTATCAGGTCTCTGTGGTGTGGGAGGAGCAGTACTTCTTATCCCTCTTCTTTATATATTCCT belongs to bacterium and includes:
- a CDS encoding sulfite exporter TauE/SafE family protein, with product MILWFQGILTGLLAGFICGLFGMGGGSLMVPAIVYIFDFPIKQAVGTSLFVIIFSAISALVNYIKHNKVNTKLVFFIVPAGIAGAQAGAFITSRLSDVLVKYIFVLVITGLGIRMFFQKENNDEICKEDAFNKIKALIIGLLSGFVSGLCGVGGAVLLIPLLYIFLKVPIHTCIGTAVVAILFNAISGATGYMVRGLVDFRTGIMLAIGSTVAAPLGAKISIRTEKEKLRKIFAVVLMLSGIAVLLK